Proteins encoded in a region of the Prochlorococcus marinus CUG1416 genome:
- the proB gene encoding glutamate 5-kinase, with product MKTWVIKIGTSILRGTEETSTEEVIENLSRSFTSFLSKGNKLILVTSGAVGLGCQKLNIKTRPNDLSTLQATAAVGQVNLMSLYDKVFNKLDLKIAQILITKADFNSRESFNNASKTLKRLIDLNVIPIVNENDTVANEELKYGDNDTLSALVALAINANKLILLTDIENLYSKDPRNNKDAQPIKEVHNSELKDIKDKNIQNSNNEWGTGGISTKLISAEIATKGGVEVQLVDGTNKKNLIKIFNDNKIGTLFYPVEKPIGNKKSWLSHAIQTVGKITLDDGASFAIKKKGASLLAVGVKNVEGNFTINQAVKIVNTNDQEVAKGLVSISSDKLRSILNNKENNNSSIIVVHRDVLALS from the coding sequence ATGAAAACTTGGGTTATAAAAATTGGTACTAGTATTTTAAGAGGAACAGAGGAAACATCTACAGAAGAAGTTATTGAAAACCTTTCTAGATCCTTTACAAGTTTTCTTTCAAAAGGAAACAAGTTAATCTTAGTAACTAGTGGAGCCGTTGGATTAGGTTGCCAAAAGTTAAATATTAAAACAAGGCCAAATGATTTAAGTACCCTTCAAGCTACTGCTGCAGTAGGTCAAGTTAATTTAATGTCCTTATACGATAAAGTATTTAATAAATTAGATCTTAAAATTGCTCAAATTTTAATAACTAAAGCTGATTTCAATTCACGAGAATCCTTTAATAACGCTTCTAAAACTTTAAAAAGATTAATCGATTTGAATGTTATTCCAATAGTAAATGAAAATGATACCGTAGCAAATGAAGAGCTTAAATATGGGGATAATGATACCCTCTCTGCTTTAGTTGCCTTGGCTATAAATGCTAACAAGCTTATTTTATTAACCGATATTGAAAATCTATACTCAAAAGATCCACGTAATAATAAAGATGCGCAACCTATTAAAGAAGTTCATAATAGTGAATTAAAGGATATTAAAGATAAAAATATTCAAAACTCAAATAATGAATGGGGAACAGGAGGAATTTCTACAAAATTAATTTCTGCAGAAATAGCAACAAAAGGAGGAGTCGAAGTCCAACTAGTTGATGGAACTAATAAAAAAAACTTAATTAAAATATTTAATGATAATAAAATTGGAACTTTATTTTATCCAGTAGAAAAACCTATTGGAAACAAAAAAAGTTGGCTTTCACATGCAATTCAAACAGTAGGGAAAATTACTTTAGATGATGGCGCTTCTTTTGCAATTAAAAAAAAAGGTGCCTCACTCTTAGCGGTTGGTGTTAAGAATGTAGAAGGAAACTTTACGATTAATCAGGCAGTTAAAATCGTAAATACAAATGATCAAGAAGTTGCAAAAGGTTTAGTATCAATAAGTAGCGACAAATTAAGAAGTATCTTAAATAATAAAGAAAATAACAACTCCTCGATAATTGTCGTACATAGAGATGTTCTTGCTCTCTCTTAG
- a CDS encoding YqeG family HAD IIIA-type phosphatase, with amino-acid sequence MRSILKVNWDSNLPIYNISQSELQKKGINSLLLDVDGTLVNRKSNMIPKAVKNWIIESKKLFSLYLISNNPSKKRIAKIAKELNLRYKYNASKPRKNVTLSAIKEIGREPKNIAIIGDRIFTDIIVGNRCDIKTILVKRLNRDGLPIKFNLTLTIEKLISHFIK; translated from the coding sequence ATGAGATCTATCCTAAAAGTCAATTGGGATTCAAACTTACCAATATATAATATTTCTCAATCTGAGTTGCAAAAAAAAGGAATTAATTCTTTATTGTTAGACGTGGATGGGACTCTAGTAAATAGAAAATCAAATATGATCCCAAAAGCTGTAAAAAATTGGATCATAGAATCTAAAAAACTTTTCTCCTTATATCTAATAAGTAATAATCCATCAAAAAAAAGAATCGCAAAAATAGCGAAAGAATTAAATTTAAGGTATAAATACAATGCATCAAAACCTAGAAAAAATGTAACTTTGTCTGCTATCAAAGAAATTGGCAGAGAGCCAAAAAATATAGCCATTATTGGCGACAGAATTTTTACAGATATTATTGTTGGGAATAGATGTGATATAAAAACAATATTAGTTAAGAGATTAAATAGAGATGGCTTGCCTATAAAATTTAATTTAACTTTGACAATAGAAAAATTAATTTCTCATTTTATAAAATGA
- a CDS encoding DUF3727 domain-containing protein, which produces MKEANSNDNYDAQTLLLNDSNGNELFCYLEQLVSVEGQEYALLTPVDTPVSLFKINEKDEPELIEKIDKNEQILKNAEAVLQEHDLRLIRSAVTLTVSGELEEPIYDELEEDYVDDDSESYELLVNFNLFDQEYGLYIPLDPFFIVGKLKDKGALLVEDDEFDKIQPLIETELEKSSS; this is translated from the coding sequence ATGAAAGAAGCCAATTCAAATGACAATTATGATGCACAGACTCTTTTATTAAATGACTCAAATGGAAACGAGCTATTTTGTTATCTTGAACAATTAGTAAGTGTTGAAGGCCAAGAATATGCTTTATTAACGCCAGTTGATACACCAGTAAGTCTTTTTAAGATAAATGAAAAAGATGAACCTGAACTAATTGAGAAAATAGATAAAAATGAACAAATACTAAAAAATGCTGAAGCAGTCCTTCAAGAACATGATTTAAGACTTATCAGATCAGCAGTTACATTAACAGTATCAGGAGAACTTGAAGAACCAATTTACGATGAATTAGAAGAAGATTACGTCGATGATGATAGTGAGAGTTATGAATTGCTCGTTAACTTTAATCTTTTTGACCAAGAATATGGCTTATACATACCACTAGATCCTTTTTTTATTGTGGGTAAATTAAAAGACAAAGGTGCCTTATTAGTTGAAGATGATGAGTTCGATAAAATTCAACCTTTGATTGAAACTGAGCTTGAAAAAAGTAGTTCTTAA
- the ruvX gene encoding Holliday junction resolvase RuvX — protein sequence MKFCKPKPKSILSLDIGTKRIGLAYCDPLCITSNILPAVKRFENNQEIKIIRNYINEFNLTGFIVGIPLDEEGQMTTQAIDCKNYGQILANELKLPFSYVNEHSSTWESSERFGIKKDKSGLIDSFSAKIILEQWIEEGPELEEIAGKRQIKY from the coding sequence GTGAAGTTTTGCAAACCCAAACCCAAGTCAATTTTGAGTTTGGATATAGGTACCAAAAGAATAGGATTAGCTTATTGTGATCCCCTCTGCATAACATCAAATATACTTCCAGCAGTAAAACGATTTGAAAATAATCAAGAGATTAAAATCATTAGGAATTATATAAATGAATTTAATTTGACTGGTTTTATTGTGGGTATTCCGCTAGATGAGGAAGGTCAAATGACCACTCAAGCTATTGACTGTAAAAATTACGGTCAAATACTTGCAAATGAATTAAAGCTTCCATTTTCTTATGTCAACGAACATAGTTCAACTTGGGAATCTTCAGAAAGATTTGGAATAAAAAAAGATAAATCCGGATTGATTGATAGTTTTTCAGCAAAAATAATACTTGAACAATGGATCGAAGAAGGTCCTGAATTAGAAGAAATAGCTGGTAAACGTCAGATAAAATATTAG
- a CDS encoding thylakoid membrane photosystem I accumulation factor, which translates to MKIFQWFLIALIFLSPYKANAYRDTNSYDGNIFPIYAGNGAIVPPKTTLKDSLKNKRVSILFFYLDDSSDSKAMAPVISGLDLIWRENIDIIALTTDELQNELKSDLPTQPNFYWNGLIPQTIIIDSNGQVKFDSNGMVDFGDLNKLISESTGIEIETDSSFSVEAFNEYNSTISETKDTKNN; encoded by the coding sequence ATGAAAATATTTCAATGGTTCTTAATAGCATTAATCTTCTTAAGTCCATATAAAGCAAATGCTTATAGAGATACTAATAGTTATGACGGCAACATCTTTCCTATATATGCAGGTAATGGTGCAATAGTTCCTCCAAAGACAACACTCAAGGATTCATTAAAGAATAAAAGGGTATCTATTCTATTTTTCTACCTTGACGATAGTTCTGACAGCAAAGCAATGGCTCCGGTCATATCAGGTTTAGATTTAATATGGAGGGAAAATATAGATATTATTGCTTTAACCACAGATGAATTACAAAATGAATTGAAATCTGATCTACCAACTCAACCCAATTTTTATTGGAATGGATTAATTCCTCAAACAATTATTATTGATAGTAATGGACAAGTTAAATTTGATAGCAATGGGATGGTTGACTTTGGTGATTTGAACAAACTTATTAGTGAATCAACAGGAATCGAAATAGAAACTGATAGCTCATTTTCAGTAGAAGCTTTTAATGAATACAATAGTACAATTTCAGAAACAAAAGACACTAAAAATAATTAA
- a CDS encoding DUF3685 domain-containing protein → MELISKKSILIIAPSLIAESLSLKLTSLDQNLDINFNNGTGDKTPDLVIWNVLNFQSEDLIRLELLKLRERYDESKFLIILSGELIYEANTSPSLNAEGFLLNPSAEKVLESIDTILNGGRVFDIENNSRVQLNKNKPLSFSQKILTSGLKQIDSEINYIFKYLNSDSTPEFYKFILKGRLRELITAKSFLIFLWGNSLELYTEAIYTENTINLENKNTIFIKDKDTIEIWNLILNRLKERYSSTNLQVEFNNSSIILSGIKKEFISRLIVKMLDELNNLVKNIKENYKENDFKDDLNSLIKELKVNTISNITDSYFRLRKGNESISINDFIYSEVSCEEIDRESHESIMFIEPIIKNEALEYDGKLLPLYETESFLILENIISNWTIRNCNLLASEIFNICSSWPELRTVLINPELQSTRNFERFRNNINNYNRWHDYIYMPIYLYESKREYIDIIDEKFTRYFKNENREKELENLEWLQKQVTLLVEIRDAVAPQLEIAVKYIGNLFVTFLTKVVGKAIGLVGKGILQGLGRSSSK, encoded by the coding sequence TTGGAATTAATTTCAAAAAAATCGATATTGATTATTGCTCCAAGCTTAATAGCAGAATCTTTATCGCTTAAGTTAACATCACTAGACCAAAATTTAGACATTAATTTTAATAATGGAACAGGTGATAAAACTCCGGATTTAGTTATATGGAATGTTCTTAATTTCCAATCAGAAGATCTTATAAGGTTAGAATTATTAAAATTAAGAGAAAGATATGATGAGTCAAAGTTTCTTATAATTCTCTCTGGAGAACTTATTTATGAAGCAAATACCTCTCCATCGTTAAATGCTGAAGGTTTTCTTTTAAATCCCAGTGCAGAAAAAGTTCTTGAATCCATTGATACCATTTTAAATGGAGGAAGGGTCTTTGATATTGAAAATAATTCCCGAGTTCAATTAAACAAAAATAAGCCTCTCTCTTTTAGTCAAAAAATTCTAACTTCTGGTCTTAAACAAATAGATTCTGAAATTAACTATATATTCAAATATCTTAACTCTGATTCAACTCCAGAATTTTATAAATTTATTTTAAAAGGAAGACTAAGAGAACTTATTACTGCTAAATCTTTTCTTATTTTCTTATGGGGTAATTCACTAGAACTTTATACAGAGGCGATTTATACCGAGAATACAATTAATCTTGAAAATAAAAATACTATATTTATTAAAGATAAAGATACTATAGAAATATGGAATTTAATCTTAAATAGACTAAAAGAAAGATATAGCTCAACTAACTTACAGGTTGAATTTAATAATTCATCAATAATTCTCTCTGGAATAAAGAAAGAGTTCATTTCACGTCTAATAGTCAAAATGTTAGACGAATTAAATAATTTAGTAAAAAATATTAAAGAAAACTATAAAGAAAATGATTTTAAAGATGATTTAAATTCTCTTATAAAAGAACTTAAAGTTAATACGATATCAAACATTACAGACAGCTATTTTAGATTAAGAAAAGGAAACGAATCTATTTCAATAAATGATTTTATTTACAGTGAAGTAAGTTGTGAAGAGATAGATAGAGAATCTCATGAATCAATAATGTTTATTGAGCCAATTATTAAAAATGAAGCTCTTGAGTATGATGGAAAATTACTACCTTTATATGAGACAGAATCATTTCTAATACTTGAAAACATAATTTCGAATTGGACAATAAGGAACTGTAATTTATTGGCTTCTGAGATCTTTAATATTTGTTCTTCTTGGCCTGAATTAAGAACTGTACTTATAAATCCTGAGTTACAATCAACAAGAAATTTTGAAAGGTTCAGAAATAATATTAATAACTACAATCGCTGGCATGACTACATTTATATGCCTATATACTTATATGAGAGTAAAAGAGAATATATTGATATTATAGATGAAAAGTTTACCCGATACTTTAAAAATGAAAATAGGGAGAAAGAACTAGAGAATTTAGAATGGCTTCAAAAACAAGTTACATTATTAGTTGAGATAAGAGATGCCGTAGCACCCCAGTTAGAAATTGCGGTAAAGTATATCGGTAATCTTTTCGTAACTTTCCTAACAAAAGTCGTAGGCAAAGCTATCGGTTTAGTTGGTAAAGGAATCCTCCAAGGATTAGGAAGATCAAGTTCCAAGTAA
- the hisA gene encoding 1-(5-phosphoribosyl)-5-[(5-phosphoribosylamino)methylideneamino]imidazole-4-carboxamide isomerase → MDLIPAIDLMNGKCVRLFKGDFNKRKDFTKEPHEQAKFWESEGAKYIHIVDLDAAKTGSPTNDKSIKKIAKTVNIPIQIGGGIRSQERIEQLFSYGIEKVIMGTSAIENKELVKDLSNKFPGRIIVGIDAKDGKVSTRGWLEQSNIFATDLVKEFSSFKIASFIVTDINTDGTLEGTNEGFIKSILEITDIPVIASGGVGSISDLLSLVKFENSGLFGVIVGKALYENKFTINEANNILSSERLNDFDLNRNYYA, encoded by the coding sequence ATGGACCTAATACCTGCAATTGATTTAATGAATGGTAAGTGTGTAAGGCTTTTTAAAGGCGACTTTAATAAAAGAAAAGACTTTACCAAAGAGCCTCATGAGCAAGCTAAATTTTGGGAAAGCGAAGGGGCTAAATATATACATATAGTTGATTTGGATGCTGCAAAAACTGGGTCCCCAACAAACGATAAATCAATAAAAAAGATTGCAAAAACAGTTAATATACCTATTCAAATAGGTGGGGGGATAAGGTCTCAAGAAAGGATAGAACAATTATTTTCATATGGCATTGAGAAAGTTATCATGGGAACCTCTGCGATAGAAAATAAAGAACTAGTTAAAGACTTATCAAATAAATTTCCTGGAAGGATAATTGTTGGGATAGATGCAAAAGATGGAAAAGTTAGTACAAGGGGTTGGCTTGAGCAATCTAATATTTTTGCCACAGATCTAGTAAAGGAGTTTTCTTCATTTAAAATAGCTAGTTTTATTGTTACAGATATAAATACAGATGGGACATTAGAAGGGACAAATGAAGGATTCATAAAAAGCATACTCGAGATTACAGATATTCCAGTAATAGCCTCAGGAGGTGTTGGTTCAATTTCTGATTTATTATCGTTAGTAAAATTTGAAAACTCTGGACTATTTGGAGTTATTGTAGGTAAAGCTCTATATGAAAATAAATTCACGATCAACGAAGCGAATAATATATTGTCATCAGAAAGATTAAATGACTTTGATTTAAACAGAAATTACTACGCTTAA
- a CDS encoding NAD-dependent epimerase/dehydratase family protein, with the protein MKILVMGGTRFVGKSLVGKLLSKNYDIDIFTRGNKSNPEKTNLIKGDRNNSEDIVKLRNKKYDVVYDISGRELEQTKLLLENLDNSFQRYIYVSSAGVYKDNCELPLSEVDPIDPDSRHKGKFETENWLKNQKIPFTSFRPTYIYGPGNYNKIENWFFERLFTKKSIPIPGDGSLITQLGHVSDLTDVMIRCINFENSKNNIYNCSGEKGVTIKGLIYFCANVLGLNQNEISLRTFDYQKLDPKSRKGFPIRLNHYQTDISKIKCDLEWMPSFDLRSGLKDSFMKDFNNKKSEEFDENSDNILFNS; encoded by the coding sequence ATGAAAATTCTTGTAATGGGTGGCACTAGATTTGTTGGCAAGTCTTTGGTTGGAAAGTTATTAAGTAAAAATTATGATATTGATATTTTCACAAGAGGTAATAAAAGTAATCCTGAAAAAACAAATTTAATTAAGGGTGATAGAAATAATTCAGAAGATATCGTCAAGCTAAGAAATAAAAAGTATGATGTTGTTTATGATATTTCTGGACGAGAGTTAGAGCAAACCAAACTTCTTTTAGAAAATTTAGATAACTCTTTCCAGAGATATATATATGTCAGCTCTGCTGGTGTTTATAAAGATAATTGTGAACTACCCTTATCCGAAGTTGATCCAATTGATCCAGATAGTAGGCACAAAGGAAAGTTTGAGACAGAAAATTGGTTAAAAAACCAAAAAATTCCTTTTACAAGTTTTAGACCTACTTATATTTATGGACCAGGAAATTATAATAAAATTGAAAATTGGTTTTTTGAAAGGTTATTTACTAAAAAATCTATACCAATCCCTGGTGACGGTTCTTTAATTACTCAGCTAGGCCATGTTTCTGATCTAACTGATGTAATGATTAGGTGCATAAATTTTGAAAATTCCAAAAATAATATTTACAACTGTTCAGGTGAAAAAGGAGTTACAATAAAGGGTTTAATTTATTTTTGTGCGAATGTTCTTGGATTAAACCAAAATGAGATTTCTTTGAGAACATTTGATTATCAAAAATTAGATCCTAAATCTCGAAAGGGATTTCCAATTAGATTAAATCATTATCAGACTGATATCTCTAAGATTAAATGTGATTTAGAGTGGATGCCATCTTTTGATTTACGTAGTGGTTTAAAGGATAGTTTTATGAAAGATTTTAATAATAAAAAGAGTGAGGAGTTTGATGAAAATTCAGATAATATTCTTTTTAATTCTTAA
- the pgsA gene encoding CDP-diacylglycerol--glycerol-3-phosphate 3-phosphatidyltransferase — MTLNIPNLLSISRLFLVFPLILFLEINRPFYVFILIIIGGLTDYFDGLIARKFNLKTRLGAILDPLSDKVFYLIPLIFLCKNNLIPFWSLSLILFRELIISSLRNSTKDGLPASMLGKFKTFFFFISVITFFTPLKISLLNNLALIFYWLGFILTFATLLGYLRIKKNII; from the coding sequence TTGACATTGAATATTCCCAACTTATTATCGATATCTCGCCTTTTTCTTGTATTTCCATTAATACTTTTTTTAGAAATTAACAGACCTTTTTATGTCTTTATATTGATTATTATTGGAGGTTTAACTGATTATTTTGACGGGTTAATTGCAAGGAAATTTAATCTTAAAACCAGATTAGGAGCTATCCTTGATCCCTTAAGCGATAAAGTATTCTATTTAATTCCCTTAATCTTCCTTTGTAAAAATAATTTAATACCTTTCTGGTCTTTGTCATTAATTTTATTTAGAGAATTAATTATCTCTAGCCTGAGGAACTCTACAAAAGACGGTTTACCAGCATCTATGTTGGGTAAATTTAAAACATTTTTCTTTTTTATATCAGTAATCACTTTCTTTACACCATTGAAAATAAGCTTATTGAATAATTTGGCATTAATTTTTTATTGGTTAGGATTCATTCTGACTTTTGCGACTTTATTAGGCTATTTAAGAATTAAAAAGAATATTATCTGA
- a CDS encoding PCC domain-containing protein, translated as MQPHSLKLSPESDLINSIKEYSLSNNLYGYVSGVVGNLRTVCIQCPGNQEINKFEGNLEIVSLNGHFNKGDVHLHLSFADEGCNVFGGHLEEGCIVKKGTDILLLSFEQKIINISSNDLLKNESRVKAYILKDCPWSKRAIRLLNSLSIPHEVFLIDNDENFQKIMAKSSHNTFPQIFLDNKFFGGYDELSEQAKLDNLSSLK; from the coding sequence ATGCAGCCTCATAGCCTAAAGCTATCTCCAGAATCTGATTTGATAAATTCAATTAAAGAATATTCTTTATCGAATAATTTATACGGGTATGTTTCTGGAGTGGTTGGTAATCTTAGAACAGTTTGTATTCAATGCCCAGGAAATCAAGAGATAAATAAATTTGAGGGAAATCTAGAGATAGTTTCTTTAAATGGACATTTTAATAAAGGAGATGTTCATTTACATTTGAGTTTTGCAGATGAGGGATGTAATGTCTTTGGCGGGCATCTTGAGGAGGGATGTATTGTAAAAAAAGGTACTGATATATTATTACTTTCTTTTGAACAAAAAATTATTAATATCTCTAGTAATGATTTATTAAAAAATGAATCACGTGTAAAAGCATATATTTTAAAGGATTGTCCTTGGTCTAAAAGAGCAATTAGGTTGCTTAATTCTTTATCTATTCCTCATGAAGTTTTTTTAATTGATAATGATGAAAACTTTCAGAAAATAATGGCTAAAAGTAGCCATAATACTTTCCCTCAAATATTTTTGGATAATAAATTTTTTGGAGGATATGATGAACTTTCAGAACAAGCAAAATTGGATAACTTAAGTTCATTAAAGTAA
- a CDS encoding SDR family oxidoreductase codes for MKIAITGASGKTGFRISEEAVKKGYKVRQIIRKNSKVSEGLKSLETIRVELDKKEELDKALKDIDALVIATGARASIDLTGPAKVDALGVYRQLESCKRVGIKRVILVSSLCTGKLFHPLNLFGLILICKKIGEHLLRNSDLEWTIIRPGGLKENEEIKSENINYSKEDTQINGSIPRRLVAQCCIDSLKNKESINKLIEVTSSKDNKKISFKKAMQMI; via the coding sequence ATGAAAATAGCAATTACTGGTGCATCGGGGAAAACAGGTTTTAGAATTTCTGAAGAGGCAGTTAAGAAAGGATATAAAGTAAGGCAAATCATTAGAAAGAATTCAAAAGTTTCGGAAGGACTAAAGAGTTTAGAAACAATTAGAGTCGAATTAGACAAAAAAGAAGAACTTGATAAAGCTTTAAAAGATATTGATGCATTGGTAATTGCCACTGGTGCGAGAGCATCAATAGATTTAACTGGTCCTGCAAAGGTTGATGCATTAGGCGTATACAGGCAATTAGAGAGCTGCAAAAGAGTTGGTATTAAGAGAGTTATTTTAGTTAGTTCTCTTTGCACTGGTAAATTATTTCACCCGTTAAACTTGTTTGGTTTAATTCTTATTTGTAAGAAAATAGGTGAACACCTTCTACGAAATTCAGATTTGGAATGGACTATTATTAGACCTGGAGGATTAAAGGAAAATGAAGAAATTAAATCAGAAAATATAAATTATTCAAAGGAGGATACTCAAATTAATGGATCAATCCCAAGAAGATTAGTAGCACAATGTTGTATAGATTCTTTAAAAAACAAAGAATCCATAAATAAATTAATAGAAGTAACAAGTTCGAAAGATAATAAAAAAATATCTTTTAAAAAAGCTATGCAAATGATTTAA
- the nth gene encoding endonuclease III gives MRKAERAEIIRKELKKLFPSPPIPLEHTNAYTLLVAVVLSAQSTDKKVNELTKSLFKAADNPEKMVKLGINGIYEYIKFLGLSNQKSKNIFNLSKLLIEKHKSIVPNTFEKLESLPGVGHKTASVVMSQVFKIPSFPVDTHIHRLSQRWGLTNGDSVVQTEKDLKKIFPVKDWNTLHLQIIFYGREYCTARGCDGTKCYLCRTLYPKRKKKFICKKP, from the coding sequence ATGAGAAAGGCTGAAAGAGCAGAAATAATACGAAAGGAACTCAAAAAGCTATTTCCATCTCCTCCAATCCCTCTTGAGCATACAAATGCATATACACTTCTCGTCGCCGTAGTTTTAAGCGCTCAATCAACAGATAAGAAAGTTAATGAATTAACAAAAAGCTTATTTAAGGCTGCAGATAATCCAGAAAAGATGGTGAAACTAGGTATTAATGGCATTTATGAATACATAAAATTTTTAGGACTATCTAATCAAAAATCAAAGAACATTTTTAACCTATCTAAACTCTTGATTGAGAAGCATAAAAGTATAGTCCCAAATACTTTTGAGAAGCTTGAATCTCTTCCAGGGGTAGGTCATAAAACAGCCTCAGTTGTAATGTCACAAGTGTTTAAAATCCCCTCTTTCCCAGTGGATACGCATATACACAGGTTGTCACAAAGATGGGGGCTAACAAATGGAGATAGCGTAGTTCAGACAGAAAAAGACTTAAAGAAAATATTTCCTGTTAAAGATTGGAATACCTTACATTTGCAAATAATCTTTTATGGCAGAGAATACTGCACCGCAAGAGGCTGTGATGGAACAAAATGTTATTTATGTCGTACTCTTTATCCCAAAAGAAAAAAGAAATTTATATGTAAAAAGCCCTGA
- a CDS encoding ABC transporter ATP-binding protein produces the protein MKKDALIIDDLHHKYDKQEYSKWILNEINLKIENGELLGLLGPSGCGKTTLLRLIAGFEYPSKGRISLNDNEISSRKRILSPEKRNIGMVFQDYALFPHLTVIQNVMFGLKNKKDRSRVDYLLNVVGLDSFVGRYPHELSGGQKQRLAIARALAPGTNFILLDEPFCSLDMHVKLKLRSELPNILRGCNASGLMVTHDPEEAMSICDNVAVMNEGKIHQIDTPINLLNNPKTLFVSSFILGNNILNLKHNGNSYMSSLGEINSSGLLNNKNIKSMSISPQFISLKRSESGNAIVISKEFLGEFYIYKVSINEDILRVRTDINNLLNSGDKCSLSINKNSHYFLYPGAHKVYI, from the coding sequence GTGAAAAAAGATGCGTTAATAATTGATGATCTGCATCATAAATATGATAAACAAGAATATTCAAAATGGATATTAAATGAAATTAACCTAAAAATTGAAAATGGTGAATTATTAGGTTTGCTTGGTCCTTCGGGTTGCGGAAAGACCACTCTTTTGAGATTGATCGCAGGTTTTGAATATCCTTCTAAAGGAAGGATTTCTTTAAATGATAATGAAATTTCAAGTAGGAAAAGAATTCTTAGTCCTGAGAAAAGAAATATTGGTATGGTTTTTCAAGATTATGCACTTTTTCCTCACTTAACTGTTATTCAAAATGTAATGTTTGGCCTGAAAAACAAAAAAGATAGATCTAGAGTTGACTATCTATTAAATGTTGTAGGTCTTGATAGTTTTGTTGGAAGGTACCCTCATGAATTGTCTGGGGGTCAAAAACAAAGACTTGCAATAGCAAGGGCTCTTGCTCCAGGGACAAATTTTATTTTATTAGATGAACCCTTTTGTAGTCTTGATATGCATGTAAAACTTAAATTGAGAAGTGAACTACCAAATATTCTAAGAGGTTGTAATGCAAGTGGGTTAATGGTTACTCATGATCCTGAAGAAGCCATGTCAATTTGCGATAATGTTGCAGTTATGAATGAAGGTAAAATACATCAAATTGATACACCAATTAACCTTTTAAATAATCCTAAGACTCTGTTTGTTAGTAGTTTTATTTTGGGAAATAATATTCTTAATCTAAAACATAATGGCAATTCATATATGTCTTCTTTAGGTGAGATAAATAGTTCAGGTTTATTAAACAATAAAAATATCAAAAGTATGTCAATTTCCCCTCAATTTATATCACTTAAAAGATCTGAATCTGGTAATGCGATTGTAATATCTAAAGAATTCCTTGGCGAGTTTTATATCTATAAAGTATCTATTAATGAAGACATTTTGAGGGTTAGAACTGATATTAATAATCTCCTAAATAGTGGTGATAAATGTTCTCTTTCAATTAATAAAAATAGTCATTATTTTTTATATCCTGGAGCACATAAAGTATATATTTAA